From a single Oxalobacter vibrioformis genomic region:
- a CDS encoding FecCD family ABC transporter permease: MLVVLAGLSILCLLGACLAGSESVNWHILPSAFFEMIQGESVSLTAILLSLRLHRVLAAFLTGGSLALAGVMMQALLRNPLADPYVLGVSGGASVGALLMLFLGGAAWMMDAAAFTGAVAVAVFLYWLARKELGQYAGSDGGTRLLLTGVILAFGCGALVTLLLSIAPDGSLRGMVFWLVGDLEGASMNGLSVVVLLVVLAIILKMARSVNLLALYAEDAAALGVNVAWVRKSLFIGSALLTACAVSNAGSIGFVGLIVPHLCRMALGSDHRLLLPTATLVGGSFLVLADTLARILMAPQQLPVGAVTALIGVPVFLFQLYRFRGN, from the coding sequence ATGCTGGTCGTGCTGGCCGGACTTTCCATTTTATGCCTTCTGGGGGCCTGTTTGGCTGGTTCTGAAAGTGTGAACTGGCACATTTTGCCTTCTGCTTTTTTTGAAATGATACAGGGTGAGTCGGTTTCACTGACGGCAATCCTTCTCTCCTTACGCTTGCATCGCGTACTCGCCGCTTTTCTGACAGGCGGCTCCCTGGCTCTTGCGGGTGTGATGATGCAGGCGCTGCTTCGTAATCCACTGGCTGATCCCTATGTGCTTGGCGTGTCTGGCGGTGCTTCAGTCGGGGCACTCCTGATGCTGTTTCTGGGCGGGGCGGCATGGATGATGGATGCCGCTGCCTTCACCGGTGCTGTCGCTGTTGCAGTATTTTTATACTGGCTGGCCAGAAAGGAATTGGGTCAGTATGCTGGTTCGGATGGGGGAACCCGTCTTTTGCTGACGGGGGTTATTCTGGCATTTGGTTGCGGTGCGTTGGTTACCCTGCTGCTTTCCATTGCGCCCGATGGCAGCCTGAGAGGCATGGTTTTCTGGCTGGTGGGCGATCTGGAAGGTGCGAGCATGAACGGGTTATCCGTTGTTGTCCTTCTTGTGGTGCTGGCAATTATTCTCAAAATGGCCCGCTCTGTCAATCTGCTGGCATTGTATGCGGAAGACGCGGCGGCGTTGGGCGTCAATGTCGCATGGGTCAGGAAGTCGCTTTTTATCGGCAGTGCATTACTGACAGCCTGTGCAGTAAGCAATGCCGGCAGTATTGGTTTTGTCGGTTTGATCGTGCCGCATCTGTGCCGTATGGCACTGGGCTCCGATCATCGTCTGCTGTTGCCAACTGCGACACTGGTTGGCGGCAGTTTTCTCGTACTGGCGGATACGCTGGCACGTATCCTGATGGCGCCCCAGCAGCTGCCGGTCGGTGCGGTGACCGCCCTGATTGGTGTGCCGGTTTTTCTCTTTCAACTGTATCGCTTCCGAGGTAATTGA
- a CDS encoding IS5 family transposase → MASDRCKSHQDSPARGGGKRRQPGHGAHKRGLNSKIHLAVDANGMPVRCLVTSGTVADCTQASRLMDGISPRHLVADRGYDSNAILDHAKSRNIIPVIPPKRNRKEKRSYDRQIYQKRHLVENVFLYLKRWRGIATRYAKNLATFAAAVQVRCIALWLNALTILK, encoded by the coding sequence ATGGCTTCTGATAGATGCAAGTCACATCAAGATTCACCCGCACGCGGCGGGGGCAAGAGGAGGCAACCAGGGCATGGGGCGCACAAAAGGGGGCTCAACTCAAAAATACATCTGGCCGTGGATGCGAATGGTATGCCGGTCAGATGTCTTGTCACATCGGGTACCGTTGCAGATTGTACGCAGGCTTCACGGTTAATGGATGGGATATCCCCTCGCCATCTGGTGGCGGATCGGGGTTATGATTCAAACGCCATTCTTGACCATGCAAAATCCCGCAACATCATACCCGTCATACCCCCGAAAAGAAATCGCAAGGAGAAAAGAAGCTACGATCGGCAGATTTATCAGAAGCGTCACCTGGTGGAAAATGTCTTTCTTTATCTCAAACGCTGGCGGGGTATTGCCACAAGATACGCAAAAAATCTCGCGACATTTGCTGCCGCTGTGCAGGTGCGCTGTATCGCCCTTTGGTTGAATGCGTTAACCATACTCAAGTAG
- a CDS encoding MBL fold metallo-hydrolase gives MRFTNLKSNFRKPQTSHVLRWMLGLHNEKRPKASATGVSVPFVHNDGKQLGKGDKDTLTWIGQASFLVQLAGINVLIDPVMSMNIGWIRRNSPPGIAWPAMPKIDLVLITHNHRDHMDVPTLKKLGPDPVYLVPQGLGQWFLKNGFTRVIEMGWWQQEEVAGLHITFVPAEHWSRRGINDVNTSWWGGFVIEKDGMRLYHSGDTGWFDGFTDIGRRFGEIHAAMLPIGAYAPRWFMKPQHINPDEAVDAMTALGAKRLIPMHWGTFKLSDEPLDEPPRLLHDAWERVSLPDRSLEVAALGQILMLDQFI, from the coding sequence ATGCGTTTTACCAATCTGAAAAGCAATTTCCGCAAACCCCAAACCAGCCATGTCCTACGCTGGATGCTGGGATTGCATAACGAAAAGCGTCCGAAGGCTTCCGCCACCGGTGTCTCTGTTCCTTTTGTTCATAATGATGGCAAACAGCTCGGAAAAGGCGACAAGGATACGCTGACCTGGATCGGGCAGGCGTCTTTTCTTGTCCAGCTTGCCGGAATAAATGTGCTGATTGATCCTGTCATGTCGATGAATATCGGCTGGATCAGGAGAAACAGCCCGCCAGGTATCGCCTGGCCAGCCATGCCCAAAATTGATCTGGTACTGATCACACATAATCATCGCGACCATATGGATGTGCCCACACTGAAAAAGCTGGGGCCAGACCCTGTCTATCTGGTACCGCAAGGGCTCGGGCAGTGGTTTTTGAAAAACGGTTTTACACGCGTGATTGAAATGGGATGGTGGCAACAGGAGGAAGTAGCCGGACTACACATCACTTTCGTCCCCGCGGAACACTGGAGTCGCCGCGGTATTAATGATGTCAACACCAGCTGGTGGGGTGGTTTTGTCATTGAAAAGGATGGGATGCGTCTTTACCATTCCGGCGACACTGGCTGGTTTGACGGATTTACCGACATCGGCCGGCGTTTTGGTGAAATTCATGCCGCCATGCTGCCAATTGGCGCTTATGCACCCCGCTGGTTCATGAAACCACAGCATATCAACCCGGATGAAGCGGTTGATGCCATGACAGCACTTGGCGCAAAACGGCTGATCCCCATGCACTGGGGCACCTTCAAGCTGTCGGATGAACCGCTGGATGAACCTCCTCGTCTGCTTCACGACGCATGGGAACGCGTCAGCCTTCCTGATCGCTCACTGGAAGTTGCCGCACTGGGGCAAATCCTGATGCTGGATCAGTTCATCTGA
- a CDS encoding segregation and condensation protein A: MTATDPVLSEAPSTPPEAEAKQIAFARLYGEAVFELPTDLYIPPEALEIFLEAFEGPLDLLLYLIRRQNFNILDIPMAQLTAQYLVYVDQIRQHKLELAAEYLLMAAALVEIKSRMLLPSIKNEDAEEPEDPRAELVRRLLEYERIKLAAGKLEDMPKLGDDFFSPFVTIPKDTAPRWPDVFPVDLHNAFTEIIRRSKLTTSHTVGKQGLSVREHMSIILRRLQTTGFVEFYDLFDVAEGVAVVIVHFLALLELARESLVEITQAEPLAPVYVRLTGSYE; this comes from the coding sequence ATGACTGCGACAGACCCCGTTCTATCAGAGGCCCCTTCCACTCCGCCCGAAGCAGAGGCGAAACAGATCGCCTTTGCCCGGCTGTATGGTGAGGCAGTTTTTGAGTTGCCGACAGATCTTTATATCCCGCCCGAAGCACTTGAGATATTTCTGGAAGCATTTGAAGGGCCGCTTGATCTGCTGCTTTATCTCATCCGGCGGCAGAATTTCAATATTTTAGATATCCCCATGGCCCAGTTGACGGCACAATATCTGGTCTATGTTGACCAGATACGTCAGCACAAGCTTGAACTGGCCGCAGAATACCTGCTGATGGCGGCGGCACTGGTGGAAATCAAGTCCCGGATGCTGCTGCCGAGCATCAAAAACGAGGATGCTGAAGAACCGGAAGATCCGCGTGCCGAACTGGTCAGGCGTCTTCTGGAGTACGAGCGTATCAAACTGGCTGCCGGCAAACTCGAAGATATGCCCAAACTCGGTGACGATTTTTTCTCCCCCTTCGTCACCATTCCCAAAGACACAGCTCCCCGCTGGCCGGACGTGTTTCCTGTTGATCTTCACAACGCATTTACTGAAATCATTCGGCGGAGCAAGCTGACCACCAGCCATACGGTCGGCAAACAGGGGCTTTCTGTTCGTGAACACATGTCAATCATCTTGAGGCGCCTGCAGACAACCGGCTTTGTTGAGTTTTATGACCTATTTGATGTGGCAGAAGGCGTTGCCGTTGTCATCGTGCATTTCCTGGCACTCCTGGAACTCGCCCGGGAATCACTGGTCGAAATTACCCAGGCCGAACCCCTTGCACCGGTTTATGTGCGTTTGACCGGCTCTTATGAATAA
- the panC gene encoding pantoate--beta-alanine ligase produces the protein MKIVTTIEELRNQLHGQLRTAFVATMGNLHEGHLSLMRLAKKHGDPVVASIFVNRLQFGPNEDFDQYPRTFRADVEKLEKEGVYVLFAPTEKDLYPEPQEFRVQPPENLGDVLEGKFRPGFFNGVTTVVLKLFSSISPKVAVFGKKDYQQLMIVRNMCRQFALPVEIVAAETYRAEDGLALSSRNMYLSPEQRKEAPFLYQTLQYVAAQVQGGYPDVFKLEKHAMDNLAKRGWIPDYVSIRKQINLQPPTAGDIAEGEPLVVLAAARLGDTRLIDNLEI, from the coding sequence ATGAAAATTGTTACCACTATTGAAGAGTTACGAAACCAGCTTCACGGCCAGTTGCGCACAGCCTTTGTCGCGACCATGGGCAACCTCCATGAAGGCCACCTGTCCCTGATGCGCCTGGCAAAAAAACATGGTGACCCTGTCGTTGCATCCATTTTTGTCAACCGGCTGCAATTCGGACCCAATGAAGACTTTGACCAGTATCCGCGCACCTTTCGCGCGGACGTCGAAAAACTGGAAAAAGAAGGGGTATATGTCCTTTTTGCCCCGACAGAAAAAGACCTGTATCCCGAACCACAGGAATTCAGAGTCCAGCCGCCGGAAAACCTGGGAGATGTGCTCGAAGGCAAATTCCGTCCCGGTTTCTTCAATGGCGTCACAACCGTTGTGTTGAAGCTTTTTTCCAGCATCAGCCCCAAGGTAGCTGTCTTTGGAAAAAAGGATTACCAGCAGTTGATGATTGTCCGGAACATGTGCCGGCAATTTGCCTTGCCGGTTGAAATCGTCGCGGCAGAAACCTATCGCGCCGAAGACGGGCTGGCCCTGTCATCCCGCAATATGTATCTTTCACCGGAACAACGCAAGGAAGCCCCTTTTCTGTACCAGACGCTGCAATATGTCGCAGCACAGGTTCAGGGAGGATATCCTGATGTTTTCAAACTGGAAAAACATGCCATGGATAACCTGGCAAAACGCGGCTGGATTCCCGACTATGTCTCCATCCGCAAGCAGATCAACCTGCAGCCGCCCACCGCTGGTGATATTGCAGAAGGTGAGCCGCTTGTTGTGCTGGCGGCGGCCAGACTGGGGGATACCCGGCTGATTGACAATCTGGAGATATAG
- a CDS encoding surface-adhesin E family protein, which translates to MKKVALFFLFMLSLNAYAENWKYVIASDNQEIYVDVDSIATVGKYRRAWSIFNYSVSARAPGTKFDFISDRSLFFFDCKKRRYGRATQILYSKPNGAGESDMTFSGKISDIKFEKVEKETIGENFFDFVCTHSIN; encoded by the coding sequence ATGAAAAAAGTAGCCCTGTTTTTTCTTTTCATGCTCTCTTTGAATGCCTATGCAGAAAACTGGAAATATGTCATTGCCTCTGACAACCAGGAAATTTATGTGGATGTCGATTCCATTGCCACTGTCGGCAAATACAGAAGAGCCTGGAGTATTTTCAACTATTCTGTTTCAGCCAGGGCACCAGGCACCAAATTTGATTTCATTTCCGACCGCTCGCTTTTCTTCTTTGACTGCAAAAAGAGAAGATATGGCCGGGCCACCCAGATCCTTTACTCCAAGCCCAATGGCGCAGGTGAATCCGATATGACATTCTCCGGAAAAATAAGTGATATCAAGTTTGAGAAGGTCGAGAAGGAAACCATCGGCGAAAACTTTTTCGATTTCGTCTGTACCCACTCAATCAATTAG
- a CDS encoding GNAT family N-acetyltransferase, with the protein MKVVVREALLDDAQLIADLTRQAWAGKVDARSEGHTETETTVLPDLQHGGGFILMVDDNPAGCVRWLPTDEDGSIWKIHRLGVLPDYRGNSFSEHLLEAIIHHAHEYDISELHMALYPEHERLADFYAIFDFNIAPELEFSLRDSLTPPPVMLRKLFD; encoded by the coding sequence ATGAAGGTCGTTGTGAGGGAAGCGCTTCTTGATGATGCACAACTGATCGCCGATCTGACCCGGCAGGCATGGGCGGGCAAGGTTGACGCCCGTTCCGAAGGCCATACCGAAACCGAAACCACTGTCCTGCCGGATCTCCAGCATGGCGGTGGTTTTATTCTGATGGTTGACGACAACCCCGCAGGATGCGTTCGATGGCTGCCCACCGATGAGGATGGCAGTATCTGGAAAATCCACCGTCTGGGTGTGCTGCCTGACTATCGCGGAAACAGTTTTTCAGAACATCTGCTCGAAGCCATTATTCATCATGCGCATGAATATGACATCAGCGAACTGCATATGGCGCTTTATCCTGAACATGAACGTTTGGCTGATTTTTATGCCATCTTTGACTTCAATATTGCCCCTGAACTCGAGTTTTCATTGCGTGACTCACTGACACCGCCGCCCGTCATGCTGCGAAAGCTTTTTGACTAG
- a CDS encoding cobalamin-binding protein yields the protein MKKILLLLCFVVTSAGAVSVVDDDGRTVTLPKPAGRIISTAPHITEFLFETGGAGHIAGVTSYSNYPSEAQSLPLVGDNRRIDMERVLALKPDLIIAWRGGNPVRQIDQLKRMGIPVFYSDLKTMEDIPKTLERFGTLVGQAEKGKKQGALWKMRLERLKKQYENRPVLTVFYQISERPLYTLSGKHIISEAIRICGGENIFSGLDTIAPRISIESVLEKNPDVIFISRSGGSANGINFWRRFGVIKAVRKNNVFEIDADLMDRPGPRFIDGVSALCEKIDKARTSQRDQ from the coding sequence ATGAAGAAAATACTGCTGTTGCTTTGTTTCGTTGTGACATCGGCTGGTGCGGTCAGTGTGGTGGATGATGATGGCCGCACGGTTACCCTCCCAAAACCCGCAGGGCGGATTATTTCCACGGCGCCGCATATCACGGAGTTCCTTTTTGAGACCGGCGGTGCAGGACACATCGCGGGGGTGACCAGCTACAGCAATTATCCTTCCGAAGCACAATCACTTCCGCTGGTGGGAGATAACCGGCGGATTGATATGGAGCGGGTACTGGCATTAAAACCGGATCTGATCATCGCCTGGCGCGGGGGTAATCCGGTTCGCCAGATTGATCAACTAAAGCGCATGGGGATTCCGGTTTTTTACAGTGATCTGAAAACCATGGAAGACATACCGAAAACACTGGAGCGATTCGGTACGCTGGTCGGGCAGGCGGAAAAGGGAAAAAAACAGGGAGCGCTATGGAAGATGCGCTTGGAACGCCTGAAGAAACAATACGAAAACCGTCCTGTATTAACCGTGTTTTACCAGATTTCGGAAAGGCCGCTTTATACCCTCTCCGGAAAACATATTATCAGTGAGGCTATCCGGATTTGTGGCGGGGAGAATATTTTTTCCGGTCTGGACACCATTGCACCTCGTATCAGCATTGAGTCCGTACTGGAAAAAAATCCGGATGTCATTTTCATTTCACGCAGTGGCGGCAGTGCAAATGGCATCAATTTCTGGCGCCGGTTTGGGGTTATCAAGGCGGTCAGAAAAAACAATGTGTTTGAAATCGATGCAGATCTGATGGACAGGCCCGGTCCCAGATTCATTGATGGCGTTTCTGCACTTTGCGAAAAAATAGACAAGGCTCGCACCAGTCAGCGCGATCAGTAA
- a CDS encoding ABC transporter ATP-binding protein codes for MLRIRNLSLATEKKQLLTHLNCEILPGECWVVFGKNGAGKTTLMRTLAGLRQPDSGAVCLDEKPLFSWGMPALAQQRAYLPQAYHDAFAYPVMQIVLAGRHPYHARHYWETDADWVAALFAMEQMDILSLKDRDVRSLSGGERQRVALAAVLAQDTPLMLLDEPAASLDLAHQAGLMQLVGRLCREQEKSVVMVVHDLNLIHDVATHVLLIEEGGHGLPVRYLK; via the coding sequence ATGCTGCGTATCCGGAATCTGAGCCTGGCAACAGAAAAAAAGCAGCTGTTAACACACTTGAATTGCGAGATCCTGCCTGGCGAATGCTGGGTGGTATTCGGTAAAAATGGCGCAGGCAAGACGACGCTGATGAGGACCCTTGCCGGATTGCGTCAGCCGGATTCAGGAGCGGTCTGTCTGGATGAAAAACCGCTTTTTTCATGGGGCATGCCTGCACTTGCGCAGCAGCGGGCTTATCTCCCCCAGGCCTATCACGATGCGTTTGCATACCCTGTCATGCAGATCGTGCTTGCCGGACGGCATCCCTACCATGCAAGGCATTACTGGGAAACGGATGCGGATTGGGTGGCTGCCCTTTTCGCCATGGAGCAGATGGACATCCTGTCACTGAAAGACCGGGATGTACGGTCGCTTTCAGGGGGCGAACGCCAGCGGGTGGCGCTGGCGGCTGTACTGGCGCAGGATACGCCGCTTATGTTGCTGGATGAGCCGGCGGCATCTCTGGACCTTGCCCACCAGGCCGGCCTGATGCAGCTTGTTGGCAGGCTGTGCCGTGAACAGGAAAAAAGCGTGGTAATGGTTGTGCATGATCTCAATCTCATACACGATGTGGCAACGCATGTGTTGTTGATAGAAGAGGGGGGGCATGGCTTGCCGGTCCGGTATCTGAAATAA
- a CDS encoding DUF3460 family protein: MNFFWRQPTYQSDLEHLFEQLSGNDPDLPAKKEAGLKRLWDQAPFDIDTYIRDRQSRLPQPANLYR, from the coding sequence ATGAATTTTTTCTGGCGACAGCCCACTTACCAATCTGATCTGGAACACCTCTTTGAGCAGCTTTCCGGAAATGATCCTGACTTGCCTGCAAAAAAAGAAGCCGGACTGAAGCGCTTGTGGGATCAGGCACCCTTTGATATTGATACCTATATCCGCGACAGGCAATCCCGTCTGCCACAACCGGCAAACCTGTATCGCTAA
- a CDS encoding TonB-dependent receptor domain-containing protein: MRKKRAPDVLTLLRQEAGVSIARNGGYGTTSSVFMRGANSNQVLILIDGVPIRDTSSTGSPVALEHLLPDQIERIEVVRGNVSAVYGSGAIGGVIQIFTKRGEGPPSVSLTAEAGTDSTTRLSAGIFGKQEEIRYNLGVTRYKTEGYSSMNTHQYPNANPDDDGTRNISVNAGISREWGPGNEFGARLYAYDAKYQYDGSSTKRDQWDHGTSKEWTAAAFSKNRFTSNWDSTVTLSQTEIERWIYSKNGASGDYTGKFKSQASMAQWNNQIALSSDWVATVGTDIAREKAQTGAPKTFSRTNHSVYAGVNGDMGNHHLQLNARYDHVEESGSDVTGYLGYGYDLTSSWKLVASVSTAFLAPTLYQVYDPYSGSKDLEAERSRSYEAGIQYASGKTLVRATFFDTHTRDMIDWVSTGGWSGQYFNVGRTKNKGFELNGTTQLAGIDIRGNLTIQDPKNRDTDKQLNRRAKKLASLDVSKTLGAWYLGGDVHYEEHRPDIGDKRLPSYAIFNLNARYQINKEVSVFARIENLFDRDYQTAYGYDMPDRGFFAGVNWKM, from the coding sequence TTGAGAAAAAAAAGGGCGCCTGATGTCCTGACACTGTTGCGGCAGGAAGCAGGCGTCAGTATTGCCAGAAATGGTGGCTATGGCACAACGTCATCCGTTTTCATGCGAGGTGCCAATTCAAATCAGGTGTTGATCCTCATTGATGGGGTGCCGATTCGGGATACCAGTTCGACCGGTTCCCCTGTCGCTCTGGAGCATCTTTTGCCTGATCAGATTGAACGGATTGAGGTTGTGAGAGGCAATGTCTCAGCAGTCTATGGCTCCGGGGCTATCGGTGGCGTGATTCAGATTTTTACCAAACGGGGTGAAGGGCCGCCAAGCGTCAGTCTGACAGCAGAAGCAGGTACTGACAGCACCACAAGACTGAGTGCGGGCATTTTCGGAAAACAGGAAGAAATACGCTATAACCTGGGGGTGACGCGCTACAAAACAGAAGGGTATTCAAGCATGAATACACACCAGTACCCTAATGCCAACCCGGATGATGACGGTACCCGGAACATCAGTGTCAATGCCGGTATTTCCCGCGAATGGGGGCCGGGAAATGAGTTTGGCGCGAGACTGTACGCTTATGATGCCAAGTATCAATACGATGGAAGTTCGACCAAACGAGACCAGTGGGACCACGGCACCTCCAAGGAATGGACCGCTGCCGCATTCAGTAAAAACCGCTTTACTTCCAACTGGGATTCAACCGTTACGCTTTCACAGACTGAAATCGAGCGCTGGATATATTCCAAAAATGGGGCAAGTGGCGATTACACCGGTAAATTCAAAAGCCAGGCTTCCATGGCGCAATGGAATAACCAGATTGCCCTCTCATCTGACTGGGTGGCAACAGTCGGAACCGACATTGCCAGAGAAAAGGCACAGACAGGTGCACCCAAAACCTTTTCACGAACCAATCACAGTGTGTATGCGGGGGTAAATGGCGACATGGGCAACCACCACCTGCAGCTGAATGCCAGATATGACCATGTAGAGGAGTCTGGTTCGGATGTGACCGGATACCTGGGATATGGCTATGATCTGACATCTTCCTGGAAACTGGTAGCAAGCGTATCCACGGCTTTCTTGGCGCCGACACTTTACCAGGTCTATGACCCTTATTCGGGAAGCAAGGATCTGGAAGCTGAGAGGTCCCGTTCTTATGAAGCGGGTATACAGTATGCCAGCGGCAAGACGCTGGTGCGCGCTACCTTTTTTGATACACATACCCGTGACATGATTGATTGGGTCAGTACAGGAGGGTGGAGTGGACAATATTTCAACGTGGGGCGAACGAAAAACAAAGGCTTCGAATTAAACGGCACAACCCAGTTGGCAGGGATTGATATCCGGGGCAATCTGACGATTCAGGATCCAAAAAACCGGGATACGGACAAGCAGCTGAATCGCCGCGCAAAAAAACTGGCATCACTTGATGTATCCAAAACGTTAGGAGCATGGTATTTGGGCGGTGATGTGCATTATGAAGAGCACCGCCCGGATATCGGTGATAAACGGTTACCGTCTTATGCTATCTTTAATTTGAATGCCCGTTATCAGATAAATAAGGAAGTCTCGGTATTTGCCCGCATTGAGAATCTTTTTGACCGGGACTACCAGACTGCGTATGGTTATGACATGCCCGATCGCGGGTTTTTCGCGGGTGTAAACTGGAAAATGTAG
- the metG gene encoding methionine--tRNA ligase — translation MSRKLFVTTALPYANAQFHIGHIMEYIQADIWVRFQRMQKDNGNQREVHFVCADDVHGAPIMIAAEKAGKTPQEFVKEIAAGRQKPLDGFYIKFDNWDSTDSPENHELSREIYQNLKAGGLIETRTIEQFFDPVKEMFLPDRYIKGECPKCGAKDQNGDSCEVCSSVYTPTDLKAPYSILSGVTPVLKSSEHFFFRLSDPQCVAFLREWALGNVNGHPRLQSEVANKAREWLEGKEGESGLSDWDISRDAPYFGIEIPDAPGKYFYVWLDAPVGYLASLKNYFRKIGRDYDAFLADPETEQYHFIGKDIIYFHTLFWPAMLHFSGKKVPDNVFVHGFITVSGEKMSKSRGTGISPIRYLDIGMNPEWLRYYIAAKLNSHVEDVDFTAEDFMARVNADLIGKYVNIASRAAGFITKKFGGNIHSGASEANDSLLNQIRAGADEIANLYDTREYSRALRQIMHYADMVNAYVDEHKPWVLAKEPEREALLHEVCSKLLEAFRILTIYLKPVLPALAEKVEKFLNLPPMQWDDISAPMENGHTINAYEHLMQRVDEKLMDALVEPAEATPVNGKTEEDSDTIEAIAPEITIDDFAKVDLRIAKIVECSLVEGADRLLRLSLDVGEGRLRNVFAGIRSAYQPDELVGKMTVMVANLAPRKMKFGMSEGMVLAASDKSDSGIYILQPWPGAMPGMRIR, via the coding sequence ATGTCACGAAAACTGTTTGTTACCACTGCACTTCCTTATGCCAATGCCCAGTTTCATATCGGGCACATCATGGAATACATCCAGGCAGACATCTGGGTCCGTTTCCAGCGAATGCAGAAAGACAATGGCAATCAGCGTGAAGTTCATTTTGTTTGTGCTGACGATGTTCACGGCGCACCGATTATGATTGCTGCCGAAAAAGCCGGAAAGACACCCCAGGAATTCGTTAAGGAAATTGCCGCGGGCCGCCAGAAGCCCTTAGACGGGTTTTATATCAAGTTTGACAACTGGGATTCCACTGACAGCCCGGAAAACCATGAATTGTCACGCGAGATCTATCAGAATCTGAAAGCAGGCGGCCTGATAGAAACCCGCACGATTGAGCAATTCTTTGATCCGGTCAAGGAAATGTTTCTTCCGGACCGCTATATCAAGGGGGAATGCCCAAAATGCGGTGCCAAAGACCAGAACGGCGACTCATGTGAAGTCTGCAGTTCGGTCTATACGCCCACCGACCTAAAAGCCCCCTACTCCATCCTGAGCGGTGTCACACCAGTGCTCAAATCGTCAGAGCATTTTTTCTTCAGACTTTCTGATCCGCAGTGTGTGGCTTTTTTGCGTGAATGGGCATTGGGTAATGTCAACGGGCATCCCCGCCTGCAATCAGAAGTCGCCAACAAGGCCAGAGAATGGCTGGAAGGTAAAGAAGGAGAAAGTGGTCTTTCTGATTGGGACATCAGCCGCGATGCGCCATACTTTGGCATCGAAATTCCTGATGCGCCGGGTAAATATTTTTATGTCTGGCTGGATGCACCGGTCGGTTACCTGGCATCGCTGAAAAATTATTTCAGAAAAATCGGCCGTGACTATGATGCCTTCCTGGCCGATCCGGAAACCGAGCAGTATCACTTCATCGGCAAGGACATTATTTATTTTCATACGCTTTTCTGGCCGGCCATGCTGCACTTTTCCGGAAAGAAAGTGCCCGACAACGTGTTTGTGCACGGGTTCATCACCGTTTCCGGTGAAAAAATGTCCAAATCCCGCGGTACCGGTATTTCACCGATCCGCTATCTTGATATCGGCATGAACCCGGAATGGCTCCGTTACTATATTGCTGCCAAGCTGAATTCCCATGTGGAAGATGTGGATTTCACGGCAGAGGATTTCATGGCCCGTGTCAATGCAGACCTGATCGGAAAATACGTCAACATTGCCAGCCGTGCAGCAGGATTCATCACCAAAAAGTTTGGCGGAAACATCCATTCGGGCGCATCCGAAGCCAATGATTCGCTGCTCAACCAGATCCGCGCCGGCGCTGATGAGATCGCCAACCTGTACGACACGCGCGAATACAGCCGCGCCCTCAGGCAAATCATGCATTATGCGGATATGGTCAATGCCTACGTGGATGAGCACAAACCCTGGGTTCTGGCCAAAGAACCGGAACGCGAAGCCCTGCTGCATGAAGTCTGCAGCAAGCTGCTCGAAGCCTTCCGGATTCTGACCATCTACCTTAAACCGGTTCTGCCTGCATTGGCAGAAAAAGTGGAAAAATTCCTGAATCTGCCACCCATGCAGTGGGATGATATTTCCGCCCCCATGGAAAATGGCCATACCATCAACGCCTATGAACATCTGATGCAACGGGTGGACGAAAAGCTGATGGATGCCCTGGTGGAGCCGGCCGAGGCAACACCAGTAAACGGGAAAACGGAAGAGGATTCAGACACCATTGAGGCAATTGCACCGGAAATCACGATTGATGATTTTGCCAAAGTGGATTTGCGCATCGCCAAGATCGTTGAGTGCAGCCTGGTTGAGGGTGCCGACAGGCTGTTGCGTTTATCGCTGGATGTGGGTGAAGGCCGTTTGAGAAACGTTTTTGCCGGTATTCGTTCCGCTTATCAGCCGGACGAACTGGTTGGTAAAATGACCGTGATGGTTGCCAACCTGGCCCCCAGAAAAATGAAATTCGGCATGTCAGAAGGGATGGTGCTGGCGGCATCGGACAAATCCGATTCAGGCATCTATATCCTGCAACCCTGGCCAGGGGCAATGCCTGGCATGCGAATACGATAA